The Apium graveolens cultivar Ventura chromosome 6, ASM990537v1, whole genome shotgun sequence genome contains a region encoding:
- the LOC141663946 gene encoding ABC transporter G family member 29-like: MIIHGERPREKIRLFPNIYTQRLCMANCNMEDTYEYSTTVSITDQDTSVKKGDENDAVVHKEMDTPDGKKFINKFFAIPEEDNDKFLRKIRARIDKVGIDLPKVEVRFQNLTVEGNCLIGDRALPTLPNVARNIVESVLSDFPGIKLAGREKHTILKDASGIIKPSRMTLLLGPPSSGKTTLLLALAGMPDSNLKVVGEITYNGYRLEEFVPKKTSSYISQTNIHDGQMTVKETLDFSSRCQGVGSRYDLVTELERREKEAGIVPDPEVDYFMKQTAMEGVENCFITEYTLKILGLDACRDTIIGNEMQRGISGGEKKRVTTGEMLVGPTKTLFMDDITTGLDSSTAFQIVKCLQQIVHQTESTVLMSLLQPDPETFNLFDDIILLSEGQIVYQGPREHVVEFFESCGFKCPERKGIADYLQEVTSKKNQEHYWADRTQTYEYTSVAEFAARFRSFHIGLRLAEELCVKYDKDQMQKGALVFKKDMVFKQDLLKTIFRREWSLLKRNYFIYVFKIVHIIIMAFITSTVFMRSTLYTRNEDDGAAFIGALTFVMMCNMFNGFAELAISMDRLPVFYKQRDHLFSPPWTVTLPIFVLNLPISLLESTVWVAVTYYTIGFAPEASRFFTQLLLVFLIQQMAAGFFRLVCGVGRTIVVSNTGGSLVLLLLFLLGFILTRDELPNWLGWAYWFSPIPYAFSSLVSNEMLSPRWNDKLASDNVTSLGVAVLKTFDFSANPNWIWISVAILIGFAVLLNILFTFALTYLENQIAIQQINGTNSKGVNRKDSSLEAEHDVAPKRGMALPFTALTMSFNAISYFVDMPPIMKEKGMKEDKLQLLEEITGAFKPGVLTALMGVTGAGKTTLLDVLSGRKTGGNIEGDIWISGFPKRQDTFARISGYCEQNDIHSPQVTVHESLIYSAFLRLPTEVSKEEKMMFVDEVINLVELDNLKDAIVGLPGISGLSTEQRKRLTIAVELVANPSIIFMDEPTSGLDARAAAIVMRTVRNTVDTGRTVVCTIHQPSIDIFEAFDELLLLKSRGQVIYHGPLGKNSHSVIRYFEEISGVPKIKDEYNPATWMLEVSSVDTEHRLGIDFARHYKSSALYQRNKVLVEELSKPSPGASDLHFPTKYPQSTWEQLESCLWKQWVSYWRSPEYNLVRYFFTLTSALIVGAVFWKVGDRRSDSAQLTKIIGSMYNSMLFIGINNCLTVQPMVALERTVFYRERAAGMYSAIPYAMAQVCVEIPYVFVQTICYTMIVYPMVGFEGTVTKVCWFFFVNFFTFLYFIYYGMLTVSITPNHQLAAILSSTFFALFNLFSGFYIRKPKIPKYWMWYYYICPMAWTVYGLIVSQFGDVTETVQTITIPHPTVRAYMEEHYGYNPDYMGQVAIILAGFPVFFAFMYAFCLKTLNFQTR, encoded by the exons ATGATCATCCATGGAGAGAGACCGAGAGAGAAAATAAGATTGTTTCCTAATATATATACTCAGAGACTGTGCATGGCAAACTGCAATATGGAAGACACGTATGAGTATTCCACAACAGTTAGTATAACAGATCAAGATACTAGTGTAAAGAAAGGAGATGAAAATGATGCAGTGGTGCACAAGGAGATGGATACGCCTGATGGGAAAAAATTCATTAATAAGTTCTTTGCGATTCCTGAGGAAGACAACGATAAGTTCTTGAGAAAGATTAGAGCACGTATAGACAA GGTAGGGATCGACTTGCCAAAAGTAGAAGTCAGGTTTCAGAATTTAACTGTGGAAGGCAATTGCTTGATTGGAGATAGAGCACTTCCCACCTTGCCAAATGTGGCCCGGAACATTGTCGAATCAGTTCTGAGTGATTTCCCTGGGATTAAATTAGCTGGGAGGGAGAAACACACGATTCTAAAAGATGCAAGTGGAATTATTAAACCGTCAAG GATGACACTCCTATTAGGACCACCTTCTTCTGGGAAAACAACCCTCTTACTGGCTCTTGCTGGAATGCCGGACTCTAACTTAAAA GTTGTAGGAGAAATCACTTATAATGGGTATAGGCTGGAAGAATTTGTGCCAAAGAAAACATCATCATACATAAGTCAGACTAATATTCATGATGGACAAATGACTGTCAAAGAAACCTTAGATTTCTCTTCCAGGTGCCAGGGTGTTGGATCAAGATATG ACCTTGTAACTGAGCTTGAAAGGAGAGAGAAGGAAGCTGGGATAGTTCCTGATCCCGAGGTTGATTATTTTATGAAG CAAACTGCGATGGAAGGAGTTGAAAACTGTTTTATTACAGAGTACACTCTAAAA ATCTTGGGACTTGATGCATGCCGAGATACAATCATTGGGAATGAAATGCAGCGAGGAATATCGGGGGGCGAGAAAAAGAGAGTCACAACAG GAGAAATGCTTGTTGGGCCAACAAAGACTCTATTTATGGACGACATAACCACAGGCCTGGACAGCTCCACAGCATTTCAGATAGTAAAGTGCTTGCAGCAAATTGTCCACCAGACAGAATCGACAGTGCTAATGTCCCTCCTTCAGCCAGACCCAGAGACATTCAATCTCTTTGACGATATTATTCTCTTATCAGAGGGTCAAATTGTTTATCAGGGCCCACGGGAGCATGTTGTCGAGTTCTTTGAGAGCTGCGGATTCAAGTGTCCAGAGAGAAAAGGAATTGCTGACTATTTGCAAGAA GTAACCTCAAAGAAGAACCAAGAGCATTACTGGGCTGACAGAACTCAAACTTATGAATACACATCTGTCGCCGAATTTGCAGCTCGCTTTAGAAGTTTTCATATAGGCTTGAGACTTGCGGAGGAGTTGTGTGTAAAATATGACAAGGATCAAATGCAAAAGGGTGCTCTTGTGTTTAAAAAGGATATGGTTTTTAAACAGGATCTCTTGAAGACCATATTTAGACGAGAATGGTCACTGTTGAAGAGAAATTATTTTATCTATGTGTTCAAGATAGTCCACATAATCATTATGGCATTTATCACCTCAACAGTGTTTATGAGGAGTACATTGTACACTAGGAATGAGGATGATGGTGCAGCTTTTATTGGTGCTCTTACATTTGTAATGATGTGCAATATGTTCAATGGTTTTGCTGAACTTGCGATCAGCATGGACCGACTTCCTGTGTTCTACAAGCAAAGAGACCATCTATTCAGCCCGCCATGGACGGTTACTCTTCCAATTTTTGTGCTAAATCTTCCAATATCTTTATTGGAATCTACAGTTTGGGTGGCGGTAACCTATTACACTATCGGATTTGCCCCAGAAGCTAGCAG GTTCTTCACTCAACTGTTGTTGGTATTTCTGATCCAACAAATGGCTGCTGGGTTTTTTAGGCTCGTTTGTGGAGTGGGTAGAACTATTGTCGTGTCAAACACCGGTGGAAGTCTGGTTCTGCTCCTACTATTTCTCTTGGGCTTCATCCTTACACGAG ATGAGCTTCCAAATTGGTTAGGCTGGGCTTACTGGTTTTCACCTATACCTTACGCTTTTAGTTCCTTGGTTAGTAATGAGATGCTTTCTCCAAGGTGGAACGACAAATTG GCTTCAGATAATGTTACCAGTTTGGGAGTGGCAGTGCTAAAGACTTTCGACTTCAGTGCTAACCCAAATTGGATTTGGATATCTGTAGCTATTCTCATCGGATTCGCAGTTCTTCTCAACATTCTTTTTACCTTTGCTCTTACGTATTTGGAGAATC AAATCGCAATTCAACAAATTAACGGAACGAATTCCAAAGGAGTAAACAGAAAAGATTCGAGCCTTGAGGCCGAGCATGATGTTGCTCCCAAGAGAGGAATGGCCCTTCCATTTACAGCACTTACAATGTCCTTTAATGCAATAAGTTACTTTGTGGATATGCCACCG ATTATGAAGGAAAAAGGAATGAAAGAAGATAAGCTCCAATTACTTGAGGAGATCACTGGTGCATTTAAGCCTGGAGTTCTAACAGCACTAATGGGAGTTACTGGGGCCGGAAAGACCACATTACTGGATGTTTTATCGGGAAGGAAAACAGGAGGGAATATTGAAGGTGATATCTGGATTTCTGGATTCCCAAAGAGACAAGATACTTTTGCTCGAATATCCGGATACTGTGAACAGAATGATATCCACTCACCTCAAGTTACAGTTCACGAGTCTTTAATTTACTCAGCCTTCCTTCGGCTACCTACAGAAGTAAGCAAGGAAGAAAAGATG aTGTTTGTAGATGAAGTAATCAATCTGGTGGAACTAGACAATCTGAAGGACGCTATTGTGGGCCTTCCAGGGATCAGTGGCTTGTCAACAGAACAAAGGAAGAGATTAACAATAGCTGTGGAGCTCGTTGCTAATCCCTCAATCATATTTATGGACGAACCAACTTCTGGTCTTGATGCAAGAGCAGCAGCAATTGTAATGCGGACAGTTAGAAACACGGTGGACACTGGGAGAACTGTTGTTTGCACAATCCATCAGCCCAGTATTGACATATTTGAAGCATTTGATGAG TTACTTCTGCTGAAGAGCAGAGGACAGGTGATCTACCATGGACCGCTGGGCAAGAACTCCCATTCAGTAATCAGATATTTTGAG GAGATTAGCGGGGTACCAAAAATAAAAGACGAATACAATCCCGCGACATGGATGCTTGAAGTAAGCTCAGTTGATACAGAACACCGTCTTGGAATTGATTTTGCCAGACACTACAAATCATCGGCACTGTATCA AAGAAACAAGGTTCTAGTTGAGGAGCTGTCTAAACCTTCTCCAGGAGCTAGTGACCTTCATTTCCCTACCAAATATCCCCAGTCTACATGGGAGCAATTGGAGTCCTGCTTATGGAAACAATGGGTTAGCTATTGGAGAAGTCCTGAATATAACCTTGTTAGATACTTTTTCACCTTGACTAGTGCACTCATTGTTGGGGCAGTTTTCTGGAAAGTTGGCGATAG GAGAAGTGACAGTGCGCAGCTCACCAAAATCATTGGATCCATGTATAATTCTATGCTCTTTATTGGAATAAATAATTGCTTGACAGTACAGCCAATGGTAGCTTTAGAAAGAACGGTGTTCTACAGAGAAAGAGCTGCAGGAATGTACTCTGCAATACCATATGCAATGGCACAG GTTTGTGTGGAAATACCATATGTATTTGTTCAAACAATATGTTATACGATGATAGTGTATCCTATGGTTGGATTTGAAGGGACTGTCACTAAAGTCTGCTGGTTCTTCTTTGTCAACTTTTTCACATTTCTCTACTTCATATACTATGGAATGCTGACAGTGTCCATTACACCAAATCATCAACTAGCAGCAATACTTTCAAGTACTTTCTTTGCGCTCTTTAATCTCTTCTCTGGTTTCTACATTCGCAAACCA AAAATCCCGAAGTATTGGATGTGGTATTACTATATATGTCCAATGGCGTGGACTGTTTACGGATTAATAGTGTCACAATTTGGTGATGTGACGGAAACAGTCCAAACGATCACGATACCTCATCCAACTGTCAGAGCATACATGGAAGAGCATTATGGATATAACCCTGACTATATGGGGCAAGTGGCTATAATATTAGCCGGGTTCCCAGTCTTTTTTGCATTTATGTATGCCTTCTGCCTAAAAACACTTAACTTCCAGACAAGATAG